DNA from Canis lupus familiaris isolate Mischka breed German Shepherd chromosome 9, alternate assembly UU_Cfam_GSD_1.0, whole genome shotgun sequence:
GTCTGTACCCTCGTAGACGTGGAGGGGAGGCCCTGTACCTGCTTCCTATGTCCTAGGGAGGAGGACCCACCACATCCTTTCCACCCTTCCCCTCCCAAGCCCTTGGGCCCAGCTCTGGCCAGGAAAGGGGGAGGCCATTAAGGAGGAAGACCATGCCTTTCATTTCCCCCTATGTCCTTATCGTCCATACATCCCAAATACTAGGAAACTAAAGAAGACCGTGACCCCCACCAGGGAGACAGTGGCAGGTGCTGTGAAGAACTGGCGGTAATTGATACGGAAGTACCAGACCACGCCCAACAGCACCACGAACACAGGCACCATGAGGCTGCCCACACTGACGCCAAGGCTGGGGGGTTCGGTGGCTGAGGAGGGGGCCAAGGAGGCTGAAGGGCCTGGAACAGCTGACCCTGGGGGTGAGCGGTGGCAGTGAATCACACAGTTGTCGGTAATGTTCAGGGAACGCAGTGTGCGGGCTGGGTCCTGCAGCAGACGGCCCTGGTAGATCAGTTTCATCTGGCTCTCTTGTCCAGGAAAGTATTTACTggaaggatgagggagagagagaaggaaagacaagGCGAGGAATGAGAAGGCAAGCAGGCCGGGACCAACAAAACAGGACAATGAGGGAAGAACTGAAGGGTGAGTTTCTGAGAAGGATCCCATCCACCCCTAGTGGGGGCTGGACCTGATAGATCCCTGCCACTCCCAGGTGGGTACCAGCCTCCTCTTGGGTGACCAAGGGCTGAGGGCATAGGGTATGAGCAGCCTCCCACTCTCCAGTCCACTCACCTCTTCAGGGCACCCACAGTATCCTCCGGCCTGGCCACGGCCAGCTCCTCGGTGTCATTGAGGAATTTGAGCCGCACACTGATgaggccagggctgggagggaggcagctgCTATCCTCAGATCTCAGGGGGGCCTCTGGACTGCTGCTTTCTGGGCCCGCTTGTCTTTTGGGCAGGCCTTGGATGTCAAGCAGATGCTCAAGGCTCGGCTCAATaccacccccagctccaggctCCCCTGTGGAGTCTCCCCCACCTTCGCCAGCCTCTTCAGCCTTCTCATCATTACTCTCTGATGGATGGGGGAGTTCAGCTGGCTCTGGGGTGACTTGGCCTGCTACTAGATGGTCCACATGCCCCAGGTGGAGGACGGATGAGTCTCCAGCTGACACAATGGTGCCCAGGAGCTGGTTGCTACCGCTGTCTGCTACGTAGGTAGAAAGCCAAGCTAGGACCAAGGCTAGAATCAGCACCACCACACCTGCCACCACAGTCACCTCATTACCCACACCCTCAATGAGGGTGACATCAGAGAGCTCCATGGCCTGGCTGCTGACTGGGTCGACACTGCAGGAACAAAGGGGGGCATAACATCAGCAGGGTATATAGGGTTGCAACCAGGTTCCTAGTTTGTTTAGGTCCTAACTGACccagtgctgaaagaaaatagaattcgGTGTCCTGTAGAAGGGAGAACAAACCGTCCTACCTCTGGACCTCCAACCTAAAGCTAAGGACTTAACCCTTTGCCTCTATTGTGAGACACTAGCTTTCAGGTTCCACATCT
Protein-coding regions in this window:
- the TMUB2 gene encoding transmembrane and ubiquitin-like domain-containing protein 2 isoform X1; this encodes MISRHRQNNLMSVDPVSSQAMELSDVTLIEGVGNEVTVVAGVVVLILALVLAWLSTYVADSGSNQLLGTIVSAGDSSVLHLGHVDHLVAGQVTPEPAELPHPSESNDEKAEEAGEGGGDSTGEPGAGGGIEPSLEHLLDIQGLPKRQAGPESSSPEAPLRSEDSSCLPPSPGLISVRLKFLNDTEELAVARPEDTVGALKSKYFPGQESQMKLIYQGRLLQDPARTLRSLNITDNCVIHCHRSPPGSAVPGPSASLAPSSATEPPSLGVSVGSLMVPVFVVLLGVVWYFRINYRQFFTAPATVSLVGVTVFFSFLVFGMYGR
- the TMUB2 gene encoding transmembrane and ubiquitin-like domain-containing protein 2 isoform X3 is translated as MELSDVTLIEGVGNEVTVVAGVVVLILALVLAWLSTYVADSGSNQLLGTIVSAGDSSVLHLGHVDHLVAGQVTPEPAELPHPSESNDEKAEEAGEGGGDSTGEPGAGGGIEPSLEHLLDIQGLPKRQAGPESSSPEAPLRSEDSSCLPPSPGLISVRLKFLNDTEELAVARPEDTVGALKSKYFPGQESQMKLIYQGRLLQDPARTLRSLNITDNCVIHCHRSPPGSAVPGPSASLAPSSATEPPSLGVSVGSLMVPVFVVLLGVVWYFRINYRQFFTAPATVSLVGVTVFFSFLVFGMYGR
- the TMUB2 gene encoding transmembrane and ubiquitin-like domain-containing protein 2 isoform X2 yields the protein MSVDPVSSQAMELSDVTLIEGVGNEVTVVAGVVVLILALVLAWLSTYVADSGSNQLLGTIVSAGDSSVLHLGHVDHLVAGQVTPEPAELPHPSESNDEKAEEAGEGGGDSTGEPGAGGGIEPSLEHLLDIQGLPKRQAGPESSSPEAPLRSEDSSCLPPSPGLISVRLKFLNDTEELAVARPEDTVGALKSKYFPGQESQMKLIYQGRLLQDPARTLRSLNITDNCVIHCHRSPPGSAVPGPSASLAPSSATEPPSLGVSVGSLMVPVFVVLLGVVWYFRINYRQFFTAPATVSLVGVTVFFSFLVFGMYGR